A single region of the Vicia villosa cultivar HV-30 ecotype Madison, WI linkage group LG4, Vvil1.0, whole genome shotgun sequence genome encodes:
- the LOC131600105 gene encoding alkane hydroxylase MAH1-like, with protein MSLFEYISLFVAILFIIFYNIWRRNKNVLILNWPIIGMLPLVLRNQSNIHDFMTKGSKHYGSTFHFKGPWFTNMANIIITTDPMNVHHITSKKFSNYGKGTDFHDIFDVLGDGIFNLDFDEWKQERALLLSLLKKKSFMISLHQIIQKKLESCLLPLLDQASKGEQILDLQDILEMFAFDITCTLSFGFDPNCLPCNFNELSEIAYVKAISVIEDTLLYRHCLPKCIWKLQRWLQIGQEKKNKIAQKNLHEFLSKCIANSISDEDRRRLRSGEDVNESHSCLLKGLIIREGLEKEEMLKNEKHIRDTTLNLLGAGNGTLSAGLSWLFWLVSTHPNVEAKIIQEIKDNCENQEEDFITNLSFEKLDKLVYLHGTICETLRLYPSIPIDHKCSINSDILPSGDHVRPNTKLLYSLYAMGRMKKIWGDDCMEFKPERWISDKGQIIHVPSYKFIAFNSGPRSCVGKDISFVQMKMVVSAMLWKFQIHVVEGHSVTPRVSMILRMKYGLKVKLTKRII; from the coding sequence ATGAGTTTGTTTGAGTACATTTCATTATTTGTAGCCATTCTCTTCATCATATTCTACAATATATGGAGACGCAACAAAAATGTTCTTATACTCAATTGGCCAATCATTGGCATGCTACCATTAGTTTTGCGTAATCAATCCAATATTCATGATTTTATGACCAAAGGTTCAAAACATTATGGAAGCACTTTTCATTTTAAAGGACCTTGGTTCACAAACATGGCCAATATTATCATCACCACTGACCCTATGAATGTGCACCACATCACTAGCAAGAAATTCAGCAACTATGGAAAAGGTACTGATTTTCATGATATTTTTGATGTTCTTGGTGATGGTATTTTCAATTTGGATTTCGATGAATGGAAGCAAGAGAGGGCGCTACTTCTTTCATTACtcaaaaagaaaagttttatgATATCCCTTCATCAAATCATTCAAAAGAAGTTAGAGAGCTGTCTATTACCACTTCTTGATCAAGCATCTAAAGGTGAACAAATACTTGATTTACAAGATATTCTTGAAATGTTCGCCTTCGATATTACTTGCACTTTGTCATTTGGATTTGATCCTAATTGCCTTCCTTGCAATTTCAATGAGTTATCAGAGATCGCTTATGTAAAAGCTATTTCTGTGATTGAGGATACATTATTGTATAGGCACTGTCTTCCAAAATGTATTTGGAAGCTTCAAAGATGGCTACAAATTGgtcaagagaagaagaacaagataGCTCAAAAAAATCTTCATGAATTCCTGTCCAAATGTATAGCCAATTCCATAAGTGATGAGGACAGAAGAAGATTGAGAAGCGGTGAAGATGTGAATGAAAGTCATTCATGCTTGCTAAAGGGGCTAATAATAAGGGAAGGCTTGGAAAAGGAGGAAATGCTTAAGAATGAGAAGCATATTAGAGACACTACACTCAATCTCTTGGGTGCAGGAAATGGAACACTAAGTGCTGGTTTGAGTTGGTTGTTTTGGCTTGTTTCAACTCATCCCAATGTGGAAGCTAAAATCATTCAAGAGATCAAAGATAATTGTGAAAACCAAGAGGAGGATTTCATCACTAACTTAAGTTTTGAAAAACTTGATAAGCTAGTGTACCTTCATGGAACTATATGTGAAACCTTGAGGCTCTATCCTAGTATACCTATTGACCACAAATGTTCAATCAACTCTGATATACTACCTAGTGGAGACCATGTTAGACCAAATACAAAGTTATTATATTCTTTGTATGCAATGGGAAGGATGAAAAAAATATGGGGAGATGATTGCATGGAATTTAAGCCAGAGAGATGGATATCAGATAAAGGACAGATTATACATGTACCATCTTACAAGTTCATAGCATTCAATTCAGGTCCAAGAAGTTGTGTTGGAAAAGATATTAGCTTTGTTCAAATGAAAATGGTTGTTTCTGCTATGTTATGGAAGTTTCAGATACATGTTGTGGAAGGTCATTCGGTAACTCCAAGGGTTTCTATGATTCTTCGCATGAAATATGGACTAAAGGTCAAACTCACAAAAAGAATCATTTGA